A region from the Haliaeetus albicilla chromosome 16, bHalAlb1.1, whole genome shotgun sequence genome encodes:
- the VWCE gene encoding von Willebrand factor C and EGF domain-containing protein isoform X3: MLVKLFFQAACVSLFFPSGQGRVYPGRKKPVSFAVERRRVGPHVCFSGFGSGCCPGWMLSPGSGQCTLPLCSFGCGSGLCIAPNLCSCPDGEQGITCPEPPGTCGEYGCDLSCNHGGCQEVARVCPLGFSMVETANGIRCTDIDECLSAACEGLCVNTEGGFVCECGPGMQLSADRHSCQDTDECLATPCQHRCKNSIGSYRCSCRPGYHLHGNRHSCVDVNECRRPGERRTCQHACHNTPGSYLCSCRAGYRLSSDRVSCEGYPKSILAPSPILQSLQHPPTLVLLPPGSGGPLLAPRGSPSPYLPAAAPGTQLPPSSPAPASSATEPSPRAVAARGTSTPSAPRCWYQGAPREPGARWIEPGCRSCACQGGRVLCEAVSCPVTCSHPLPTPAGGCCPSCSGCLHDGVSRDEGDVFSPSDGNCTVCVCLAGNVSCISPECPPGSCPSASPADCCSCQPAKCSFRGRTYAHGARFSLDGDDCTTCVCRGGEVECSFAPCPVLDCPQHQRHLGPGQCCFTCRDPPAPAGCFVDDNGVEFPIGQIWSPGDPCELCICQADGSVSCKRTDCVETCPYPIRIPGQCCPDCSAGCTYMGRIFYNNETFPSVLDPCLSCICLLGSVACSPVDCAIFCTYPFHPEGECCPVCNDCNYQGRKVVNGQTFTPEGQPCTRCTCQLGEVSCEKRLCPRSCAEPAVMPAACCPPCQATDVRLPLQRSPPSPSLSPTHKDSPTGTPHPSPPTSTQPPRHRLAQLLLPNTAPLGPSPGNAGAGDPPPTTLSPPGHPPTAAVPPDTPSEAAAPPAPTGSPSSSPEGQGPPGDTDPSAVPPASG, from the exons ATGTTGGTCAAGCTCTTCTTCCAGGCTGCCTGTGTGTCCCTGTTCTTCCCGAGCGGCCAAGGCAGGGTGTACCCCGGGAGGAAGAAGCCGGTCAGCTTTGCCGTGGAGAG GCGCCGCGTCGGGCCCCACGTCTGCTTCTCGGGCTTTGGCAGCGGATGTTGTCCCGGGTGGATGCTGTCTCCGGGCAGCGGGCAGTGCACCCTGC CGCTCTGCTCCTTCGGCTGCGGCAGCGGCTTGTGCATCGCTCCAAACCTCTGCTCGTGCCCCGATGGAGAGCAGGGCATCACCTGCCCAG AGCCACCGGGGACGTGCGGGGAGTACGGCTGCGACCTTTCCTGTAACCACGGCGGGTGCCAGGAGGTGGCCCGTGTCTGCCCACTCGGCTTCTCCATGGTGGAGACAGCCAACGGCATCCGCTGCACCG ACATCGATGAGTGCCTGAGCGCTGCCTGCGAGGGTCTCTGCGTCAACACCGAGGGCGGCTTCGTCTGCGAATGCGGCCCCGGCATGCAGCTCTCCGCCGACCGCCACAGCTGCCAGG ATACAGACGAGTGCCTGGCCACGCCATGCCAGCACCGCTGCAAGAACAGCATCGGCAGCTACCGCTGCTCCTGCCGGCCCGGCTACCACCTCCACGGGAACCGGCACTCCTGCGTGG ATGTCAACGAATGCCGGCGGCCGGGAGAGCGCCGAACCTGCCAGCACGCTTGCCACAACACGCCAGGCAGCTACCTCTGCTCCTGCCGCGCCGGGTACCGGCTCAGCAGCGACAGGGTCTCCTGCGAAG GCTACCCCAAATCCATCCTGGCCCCATCGCCCATCCTGCAATCCCTGCAGCATCCGCCCACCCTCGTCCTGCTCCCTCCTGGTTCTGGGGGACCCCTCCTGGCCCCCAGGGGCTCCCCCTCGCCCTACCTCCCTGCCGCAGCACCTGGTACCCaactccctccctcctctcccgcCCCGGCATCCTCGGCCACCGAGCCATCCCCGCGTGCCGTGGCAGCCCGCGGTACCTCCACCCCATCCGCCCCTCGCTGTTGGTACCAGGGGGCTCCCCGGGAGCCCGGCGCACGCTGGATAGAGCCGGGGTGCCGGAGCTGTGCTTGCCAG GGAGGACGGGTGCTCTGTGAGGCCGTGAGCTGCCCCGTGACCTGCTCCCACCCGCTGCCCACCCCGGCCgggggctgctgccccagctgctcAG GCTGCCTGCACGATGGGGTGTCCCGGGACGAGGGTGACGTCTTCTCCCCATCTGATGGGAACTGCACCGTCTGCGTCTGCCTG GCTGGTAACGTCTCCTGCATCTCCCCCGAGTGCCCCCCGGGTTCCTGCCCCAGCGCCTCGCCGGCCgactgctgctcctgccagccag caAAGTGCAGTTTTCGGGGTCGTACGTACGCACACGGCGCCCGGTTCAGCCTAGACGGGGATGACTGCACCACCTGCGTCTGTCGG GGTGGCGAGGTGGAGTGCTCCTTTGCCCCCTGCCCCGTCCTGGACTGCCCGCAGCACCAGCGGCACCTGGGCCCCGGGCAGTGCTGCTTCACCTGCCGGgaccccccggcccccgccg GTTGCTTCGTGGATGACAACGGGGTGGAGTTTCCCATCGGACAGATCTGGTCTCCGGGCGATCCCTGTGAGTTATGCATCTGCCAG GCAGACGGCTCGGTGAGCTGCAAGCGGACGGACTGCGTGGAGACCTGTCCTTACCCCATCCGCATCCCCGGGCAGTGCTGCCCCGACTGCTCGGCAG GCTGCACCTACATGGGAAGGATCTTCTACAACAACGAGACCTTCCCCTCCGTCCTGGATCCCTGTCTCAGCTGCATCTGCCTG CTGGGCTCGGTGGCCTGCTCGCCCGTGGACTGTGCCATCTTCTGCACCTACCCCTTCCACCCCGAGGGCGAGTGTTGCCCCGTCTGTAACG ACTGCAACTACCAGGGTAGGAAGGTGGTGAACGGCCAGACCTTCACCCCCGAGGGACAACCCTGCACCCGCTGTACCTGCCAG CTGGGGGAGGTGAGCTGCGAGAAGAGGTTGTGCCCCCGCTCCTGCGCAGAGCCCGCCGTGATGCCCGCTGCCTGTTGCCCACCCTGCCAAG CCACAGATGTCCGGCTCCCGCTGCAGCGCAgccccccatccccgtccctgtccccgaCCCACAAGGACTCACCCACTGGCACCCcgcaccccagcccccccacaTCAACCcagcccccccgccaccgcctggcccagctcctgctccccaaCACGGCCCCCCTCGGCCCCTCTCCGGGGAACGCGGGAGCTGGGGACCCCCCTCCGACCACGCTGAGCCCCCCCGGGCACCCACCGACAGCTGCTGTGCCCCCCGACACCCCCTCTGAggccgcagcccccccagctcctacaggcagccccagctctAGCCCCGAGGGTCAGGGACCCCCCGGGGACACGGACCCCTCTGCTGTGCCACCAGCCAGCGGGTAG
- the VWCE gene encoding von Willebrand factor C and EGF domain-containing protein isoform X2 — translation MLVKLFFQAACVSLFFPSGQGRVYPGRKKPVSFAVERRRVGPHVCFSGFGSGCCPGWMLSPGSGQCTLPLCSFGCGSGLCIAPNLCSCPDGEQGITCPEPPGTCGEYGCDLSCNHGGCQEVARVCPLGFSMVETANGIRCTDIDECLSAACEGLCVNTEGGFVCECGPGMQLSADRHSCQGTRGPGDWAGSKWGPAGAADPQLLAPPDTDECLATPCQHRCKNSIGSYRCSCRPGYHLHGNRHSCVDVNECRRPGERRTCQHACHNTPGSYLCSCRAGYRLSSDRVSCEGYPKSILAPSPILQSLQHPPTLVLLPPGSGGPLLAPRGSPSPYLPAAAPGTQLPPSSPAPASSATEPSPRAVAARGTSTPSAPRCWYQGAPREPGARWIEPGCRSCACQGGRVLCEAVSCPVTCSHPLPTPAGGCCPSCSGCLHDGVSRDEGDVFSPSDGNCTVCVCLAGNVSCISPECPPGSCPSASPADCCSCQPAKCSFRGRTYAHGARFSLDGDDCTTCVCRGGEVECSFAPCPVLDCPQHQRHLGPGQCCFTCRDPPAPAGCFVDDNGVEFPIGQIWSPGDPCELCICQADGSVSCKRTDCVETCPYPIRIPGQCCPDCSAGCTYMGRIFYNNETFPSVLDPCLSCICLLGSVACSPVDCAIFCTYPFHPEGECCPVCNDCNYQGRKVVNGQTFTPEGQPCTRCTCQLGEVSCEKRLCPRSCAEPAVMPAACCPPCQDVRLPLQRSPPSPSLSPTHKDSPTGTPHPSPPTSTQPPRHRLAQLLLPNTAPLGPSPGNAGAGDPPPTTLSPPGHPPTAAVPPDTPSEAAAPPAPTGSPSSSPEGQGPPGDTDPSAVPPASG, via the exons ATGTTGGTCAAGCTCTTCTTCCAGGCTGCCTGTGTGTCCCTGTTCTTCCCGAGCGGCCAAGGCAGGGTGTACCCCGGGAGGAAGAAGCCGGTCAGCTTTGCCGTGGAGAG GCGCCGCGTCGGGCCCCACGTCTGCTTCTCGGGCTTTGGCAGCGGATGTTGTCCCGGGTGGATGCTGTCTCCGGGCAGCGGGCAGTGCACCCTGC CGCTCTGCTCCTTCGGCTGCGGCAGCGGCTTGTGCATCGCTCCAAACCTCTGCTCGTGCCCCGATGGAGAGCAGGGCATCACCTGCCCAG AGCCACCGGGGACGTGCGGGGAGTACGGCTGCGACCTTTCCTGTAACCACGGCGGGTGCCAGGAGGTGGCCCGTGTCTGCCCACTCGGCTTCTCCATGGTGGAGACAGCCAACGGCATCCGCTGCACCG ACATCGATGAGTGCCTGAGCGCTGCCTGCGAGGGTCTCTGCGTCAACACCGAGGGCGGCTTCGTCTGCGAATGCGGCCCCGGCATGCAGCTCTCCGCCGACCGCCACAGCTGCCAGGGTACGCGGGGGCCAGGCGActgggcagggagcaagtggGGGCCAGCCGGGGCTGCTGACCCTCAGCTTTTGGCTCCCCCAGATACAGACGAGTGCCTGGCCACGCCATGCCAGCACCGCTGCAAGAACAGCATCGGCAGCTACCGCTGCTCCTGCCGGCCCGGCTACCACCTCCACGGGAACCGGCACTCCTGCGTGG ATGTCAACGAATGCCGGCGGCCGGGAGAGCGCCGAACCTGCCAGCACGCTTGCCACAACACGCCAGGCAGCTACCTCTGCTCCTGCCGCGCCGGGTACCGGCTCAGCAGCGACAGGGTCTCCTGCGAAG GCTACCCCAAATCCATCCTGGCCCCATCGCCCATCCTGCAATCCCTGCAGCATCCGCCCACCCTCGTCCTGCTCCCTCCTGGTTCTGGGGGACCCCTCCTGGCCCCCAGGGGCTCCCCCTCGCCCTACCTCCCTGCCGCAGCACCTGGTACCCaactccctccctcctctcccgcCCCGGCATCCTCGGCCACCGAGCCATCCCCGCGTGCCGTGGCAGCCCGCGGTACCTCCACCCCATCCGCCCCTCGCTGTTGGTACCAGGGGGCTCCCCGGGAGCCCGGCGCACGCTGGATAGAGCCGGGGTGCCGGAGCTGTGCTTGCCAG GGAGGACGGGTGCTCTGTGAGGCCGTGAGCTGCCCCGTGACCTGCTCCCACCCGCTGCCCACCCCGGCCgggggctgctgccccagctgctcAG GCTGCCTGCACGATGGGGTGTCCCGGGACGAGGGTGACGTCTTCTCCCCATCTGATGGGAACTGCACCGTCTGCGTCTGCCTG GCTGGTAACGTCTCCTGCATCTCCCCCGAGTGCCCCCCGGGTTCCTGCCCCAGCGCCTCGCCGGCCgactgctgctcctgccagccag caAAGTGCAGTTTTCGGGGTCGTACGTACGCACACGGCGCCCGGTTCAGCCTAGACGGGGATGACTGCACCACCTGCGTCTGTCGG GGTGGCGAGGTGGAGTGCTCCTTTGCCCCCTGCCCCGTCCTGGACTGCCCGCAGCACCAGCGGCACCTGGGCCCCGGGCAGTGCTGCTTCACCTGCCGGgaccccccggcccccgccg GTTGCTTCGTGGATGACAACGGGGTGGAGTTTCCCATCGGACAGATCTGGTCTCCGGGCGATCCCTGTGAGTTATGCATCTGCCAG GCAGACGGCTCGGTGAGCTGCAAGCGGACGGACTGCGTGGAGACCTGTCCTTACCCCATCCGCATCCCCGGGCAGTGCTGCCCCGACTGCTCGGCAG GCTGCACCTACATGGGAAGGATCTTCTACAACAACGAGACCTTCCCCTCCGTCCTGGATCCCTGTCTCAGCTGCATCTGCCTG CTGGGCTCGGTGGCCTGCTCGCCCGTGGACTGTGCCATCTTCTGCACCTACCCCTTCCACCCCGAGGGCGAGTGTTGCCCCGTCTGTAACG ACTGCAACTACCAGGGTAGGAAGGTGGTGAACGGCCAGACCTTCACCCCCGAGGGACAACCCTGCACCCGCTGTACCTGCCAG CTGGGGGAGGTGAGCTGCGAGAAGAGGTTGTGCCCCCGCTCCTGCGCAGAGCCCGCCGTGATGCCCGCTGCCTGTTGCCCACCCTGCCAAG ATGTCCGGCTCCCGCTGCAGCGCAgccccccatccccgtccctgtccccgaCCCACAAGGACTCACCCACTGGCACCCcgcaccccagcccccccacaTCAACCcagcccccccgccaccgcctggcccagctcctgctccccaaCACGGCCCCCCTCGGCCCCTCTCCGGGGAACGCGGGAGCTGGGGACCCCCCTCCGACCACGCTGAGCCCCCCCGGGCACCCACCGACAGCTGCTGTGCCCCCCGACACCCCCTCTGAggccgcagcccccccagctcctacaggcagccccagctctAGCCCCGAGGGTCAGGGACCCCCCGGGGACACGGACCCCTCTGCTGTGCCACCAGCCAGCGGGTAG
- the VWCE gene encoding von Willebrand factor C and EGF domain-containing protein isoform X4 — protein MLVKLFFQAACVSLFFPSGQGRVYPGRKKPVSFAVERRRVGPHVCFSGFGSGCCPGWMLSPGSGQCTLPLCSFGCGSGLCIAPNLCSCPDGEQGITCPEPPGTCGEYGCDLSCNHGGCQEVARVCPLGFSMVETANGIRCTDIDECLSAACEGLCVNTEGGFVCECGPGMQLSADRHSCQGTRGPGDWAGSKWGPAGAADPQLLAPPDTDECLATPCQHRCKNSIGSYRCSCRPGYHLHGNRHSCVDVNECRRPGERRTCQHACHNTPGSYLCSCRAGYRLSSDRVSCEGYPKSILAPSPILQSLQHPPTLVLLPPGSGGPLLAPRGSPSPYLPAAAPGTQLPPSSPAPASSATEPSPRAVAARGTSTPSAPRCWYQGAPREPGARWIEPGCRSCACQGGRVLCEAVSCPVTCSHPLPTPAGGCCPSCSGCLHDGVSRDEGDVFSPSDGNCTVCVCLAGNVSCISPECPPGSCPSASPADCCSCQPAKCSFRGRTYAHGARFSLDGDDCTTCVCRGGEVECSFAPCPVLDCPQHQRHLGPGQCCFTCRDPPAPAGCFVDDNGVEFPIGQIWSPGDPCELCICQVNENLLCFTPPTCPCPGARLLSPSFPLDARLLVAAVPSSSLASWALNPCGFGQPEVSVKCFSPAGRRLGELQADGLRGDLSLPHPHPRAVLPRLLGRLHLHGKDLLQQRDLPLRPGSLSQLHLPGKSSRAFAGLPLFSPAHPGGR, from the exons ATGTTGGTCAAGCTCTTCTTCCAGGCTGCCTGTGTGTCCCTGTTCTTCCCGAGCGGCCAAGGCAGGGTGTACCCCGGGAGGAAGAAGCCGGTCAGCTTTGCCGTGGAGAG GCGCCGCGTCGGGCCCCACGTCTGCTTCTCGGGCTTTGGCAGCGGATGTTGTCCCGGGTGGATGCTGTCTCCGGGCAGCGGGCAGTGCACCCTGC CGCTCTGCTCCTTCGGCTGCGGCAGCGGCTTGTGCATCGCTCCAAACCTCTGCTCGTGCCCCGATGGAGAGCAGGGCATCACCTGCCCAG AGCCACCGGGGACGTGCGGGGAGTACGGCTGCGACCTTTCCTGTAACCACGGCGGGTGCCAGGAGGTGGCCCGTGTCTGCCCACTCGGCTTCTCCATGGTGGAGACAGCCAACGGCATCCGCTGCACCG ACATCGATGAGTGCCTGAGCGCTGCCTGCGAGGGTCTCTGCGTCAACACCGAGGGCGGCTTCGTCTGCGAATGCGGCCCCGGCATGCAGCTCTCCGCCGACCGCCACAGCTGCCAGGGTACGCGGGGGCCAGGCGActgggcagggagcaagtggGGGCCAGCCGGGGCTGCTGACCCTCAGCTTTTGGCTCCCCCAGATACAGACGAGTGCCTGGCCACGCCATGCCAGCACCGCTGCAAGAACAGCATCGGCAGCTACCGCTGCTCCTGCCGGCCCGGCTACCACCTCCACGGGAACCGGCACTCCTGCGTGG ATGTCAACGAATGCCGGCGGCCGGGAGAGCGCCGAACCTGCCAGCACGCTTGCCACAACACGCCAGGCAGCTACCTCTGCTCCTGCCGCGCCGGGTACCGGCTCAGCAGCGACAGGGTCTCCTGCGAAG GCTACCCCAAATCCATCCTGGCCCCATCGCCCATCCTGCAATCCCTGCAGCATCCGCCCACCCTCGTCCTGCTCCCTCCTGGTTCTGGGGGACCCCTCCTGGCCCCCAGGGGCTCCCCCTCGCCCTACCTCCCTGCCGCAGCACCTGGTACCCaactccctccctcctctcccgcCCCGGCATCCTCGGCCACCGAGCCATCCCCGCGTGCCGTGGCAGCCCGCGGTACCTCCACCCCATCCGCCCCTCGCTGTTGGTACCAGGGGGCTCCCCGGGAGCCCGGCGCACGCTGGATAGAGCCGGGGTGCCGGAGCTGTGCTTGCCAG GGAGGACGGGTGCTCTGTGAGGCCGTGAGCTGCCCCGTGACCTGCTCCCACCCGCTGCCCACCCCGGCCgggggctgctgccccagctgctcAG GCTGCCTGCACGATGGGGTGTCCCGGGACGAGGGTGACGTCTTCTCCCCATCTGATGGGAACTGCACCGTCTGCGTCTGCCTG GCTGGTAACGTCTCCTGCATCTCCCCCGAGTGCCCCCCGGGTTCCTGCCCCAGCGCCTCGCCGGCCgactgctgctcctgccagccag caAAGTGCAGTTTTCGGGGTCGTACGTACGCACACGGCGCCCGGTTCAGCCTAGACGGGGATGACTGCACCACCTGCGTCTGTCGG GGTGGCGAGGTGGAGTGCTCCTTTGCCCCCTGCCCCGTCCTGGACTGCCCGCAGCACCAGCGGCACCTGGGCCCCGGGCAGTGCTGCTTCACCTGCCGGgaccccccggcccccgccg GTTGCTTCGTGGATGACAACGGGGTGGAGTTTCCCATCGGACAGATCTGGTCTCCGGGCGATCCCTGTGAGTTATGCATCTGCCAGGTGAATGAGAACCTGCTCTGCTTCACTCCTCCTacctgcccctgccccggcGCACGGCTCCtgtccccctccttccctctggaTGCCAGGCTGCTTGTGGCTGCGgtccccagcagctccctggctTCGTGGGCTTTAAACCCCTGCGGTTTCGGGCAGCCTGAGGTCTCTGTCAAGTGCTTCTCCCCTGCAGGCAGACGGCTCGGTGAGCTGCAAGCGGACGGACTGCGTGGAGACCTGTCCTTACCCCATCCGCATCCCCGGGCAGTGCTGCCCCGACTGCTCGGCAG GCTGCACCTACATGGGAAGGATCTTCTACAACAACGAGACCTTCCCCTCCGTCCTGGATCCCTGTCTCAGCTGCATCTGCCTG GAAAAAGCTCCCGGGCGTTTGCGGGGCtgccccttttttccccagcccaCCCCGGCGGGCGCTAA
- the VWCE gene encoding von Willebrand factor C and EGF domain-containing protein isoform X1 has product MLVKLFFQAACVSLFFPSGQGRVYPGRKKPVSFAVERRRVGPHVCFSGFGSGCCPGWMLSPGSGQCTLPLCSFGCGSGLCIAPNLCSCPDGEQGITCPEPPGTCGEYGCDLSCNHGGCQEVARVCPLGFSMVETANGIRCTDIDECLSAACEGLCVNTEGGFVCECGPGMQLSADRHSCQGTRGPGDWAGSKWGPAGAADPQLLAPPDTDECLATPCQHRCKNSIGSYRCSCRPGYHLHGNRHSCVDVNECRRPGERRTCQHACHNTPGSYLCSCRAGYRLSSDRVSCEGYPKSILAPSPILQSLQHPPTLVLLPPGSGGPLLAPRGSPSPYLPAAAPGTQLPPSSPAPASSATEPSPRAVAARGTSTPSAPRCWYQGAPREPGARWIEPGCRSCACQGGRVLCEAVSCPVTCSHPLPTPAGGCCPSCSGCLHDGVSRDEGDVFSPSDGNCTVCVCLAGNVSCISPECPPGSCPSASPADCCSCQPAKCSFRGRTYAHGARFSLDGDDCTTCVCRGGEVECSFAPCPVLDCPQHQRHLGPGQCCFTCRDPPAPAGCFVDDNGVEFPIGQIWSPGDPCELCICQADGSVSCKRTDCVETCPYPIRIPGQCCPDCSAGCTYMGRIFYNNETFPSVLDPCLSCICLLGSVACSPVDCAIFCTYPFHPEGECCPVCNDCNYQGRKVVNGQTFTPEGQPCTRCTCQLGEVSCEKRLCPRSCAEPAVMPAACCPPCQATDVRLPLQRSPPSPSLSPTHKDSPTGTPHPSPPTSTQPPRHRLAQLLLPNTAPLGPSPGNAGAGDPPPTTLSPPGHPPTAAVPPDTPSEAAAPPAPTGSPSSSPEGQGPPGDTDPSAVPPASG; this is encoded by the exons ATGTTGGTCAAGCTCTTCTTCCAGGCTGCCTGTGTGTCCCTGTTCTTCCCGAGCGGCCAAGGCAGGGTGTACCCCGGGAGGAAGAAGCCGGTCAGCTTTGCCGTGGAGAG GCGCCGCGTCGGGCCCCACGTCTGCTTCTCGGGCTTTGGCAGCGGATGTTGTCCCGGGTGGATGCTGTCTCCGGGCAGCGGGCAGTGCACCCTGC CGCTCTGCTCCTTCGGCTGCGGCAGCGGCTTGTGCATCGCTCCAAACCTCTGCTCGTGCCCCGATGGAGAGCAGGGCATCACCTGCCCAG AGCCACCGGGGACGTGCGGGGAGTACGGCTGCGACCTTTCCTGTAACCACGGCGGGTGCCAGGAGGTGGCCCGTGTCTGCCCACTCGGCTTCTCCATGGTGGAGACAGCCAACGGCATCCGCTGCACCG ACATCGATGAGTGCCTGAGCGCTGCCTGCGAGGGTCTCTGCGTCAACACCGAGGGCGGCTTCGTCTGCGAATGCGGCCCCGGCATGCAGCTCTCCGCCGACCGCCACAGCTGCCAGGGTACGCGGGGGCCAGGCGActgggcagggagcaagtggGGGCCAGCCGGGGCTGCTGACCCTCAGCTTTTGGCTCCCCCAGATACAGACGAGTGCCTGGCCACGCCATGCCAGCACCGCTGCAAGAACAGCATCGGCAGCTACCGCTGCTCCTGCCGGCCCGGCTACCACCTCCACGGGAACCGGCACTCCTGCGTGG ATGTCAACGAATGCCGGCGGCCGGGAGAGCGCCGAACCTGCCAGCACGCTTGCCACAACACGCCAGGCAGCTACCTCTGCTCCTGCCGCGCCGGGTACCGGCTCAGCAGCGACAGGGTCTCCTGCGAAG GCTACCCCAAATCCATCCTGGCCCCATCGCCCATCCTGCAATCCCTGCAGCATCCGCCCACCCTCGTCCTGCTCCCTCCTGGTTCTGGGGGACCCCTCCTGGCCCCCAGGGGCTCCCCCTCGCCCTACCTCCCTGCCGCAGCACCTGGTACCCaactccctccctcctctcccgcCCCGGCATCCTCGGCCACCGAGCCATCCCCGCGTGCCGTGGCAGCCCGCGGTACCTCCACCCCATCCGCCCCTCGCTGTTGGTACCAGGGGGCTCCCCGGGAGCCCGGCGCACGCTGGATAGAGCCGGGGTGCCGGAGCTGTGCTTGCCAG GGAGGACGGGTGCTCTGTGAGGCCGTGAGCTGCCCCGTGACCTGCTCCCACCCGCTGCCCACCCCGGCCgggggctgctgccccagctgctcAG GCTGCCTGCACGATGGGGTGTCCCGGGACGAGGGTGACGTCTTCTCCCCATCTGATGGGAACTGCACCGTCTGCGTCTGCCTG GCTGGTAACGTCTCCTGCATCTCCCCCGAGTGCCCCCCGGGTTCCTGCCCCAGCGCCTCGCCGGCCgactgctgctcctgccagccag caAAGTGCAGTTTTCGGGGTCGTACGTACGCACACGGCGCCCGGTTCAGCCTAGACGGGGATGACTGCACCACCTGCGTCTGTCGG GGTGGCGAGGTGGAGTGCTCCTTTGCCCCCTGCCCCGTCCTGGACTGCCCGCAGCACCAGCGGCACCTGGGCCCCGGGCAGTGCTGCTTCACCTGCCGGgaccccccggcccccgccg GTTGCTTCGTGGATGACAACGGGGTGGAGTTTCCCATCGGACAGATCTGGTCTCCGGGCGATCCCTGTGAGTTATGCATCTGCCAG GCAGACGGCTCGGTGAGCTGCAAGCGGACGGACTGCGTGGAGACCTGTCCTTACCCCATCCGCATCCCCGGGCAGTGCTGCCCCGACTGCTCGGCAG GCTGCACCTACATGGGAAGGATCTTCTACAACAACGAGACCTTCCCCTCCGTCCTGGATCCCTGTCTCAGCTGCATCTGCCTG CTGGGCTCGGTGGCCTGCTCGCCCGTGGACTGTGCCATCTTCTGCACCTACCCCTTCCACCCCGAGGGCGAGTGTTGCCCCGTCTGTAACG ACTGCAACTACCAGGGTAGGAAGGTGGTGAACGGCCAGACCTTCACCCCCGAGGGACAACCCTGCACCCGCTGTACCTGCCAG CTGGGGGAGGTGAGCTGCGAGAAGAGGTTGTGCCCCCGCTCCTGCGCAGAGCCCGCCGTGATGCCCGCTGCCTGTTGCCCACCCTGCCAAG CCACAGATGTCCGGCTCCCGCTGCAGCGCAgccccccatccccgtccctgtccccgaCCCACAAGGACTCACCCACTGGCACCCcgcaccccagcccccccacaTCAACCcagcccccccgccaccgcctggcccagctcctgctccccaaCACGGCCCCCCTCGGCCCCTCTCCGGGGAACGCGGGAGCTGGGGACCCCCCTCCGACCACGCTGAGCCCCCCCGGGCACCCACCGACAGCTGCTGTGCCCCCCGACACCCCCTCTGAggccgcagcccccccagctcctacaggcagccccagctctAGCCCCGAGGGTCAGGGACCCCCCGGGGACACGGACCCCTCTGCTGTGCCACCAGCCAGCGGGTAG